From a region of the Neobacillus niacini genome:
- the cbiE gene encoding precorrin-6y C5,15-methyltransferase (decarboxylating) subunit CbiE, producing the protein MKMIGIGDNGPEGLLPQYTQWINECDVLVGGERHLQFFLEFKKEKKVIKGGLSALTAELQQEKRNVVILVSGDPLFYGLGSVLAKKLPLEIYPYTSSVQLAFSKMQESWQDAYIVSLHGRSIKGFAQRIDGRKKIAVLTDETNSPQAIAKYLKRFGMTEYDAFVAENLQGEKERCRFLTLDEMEQSSFFPLNVVVLKQRVAVERASLGIPDDAFFQRKPDKGLITKREIRTLCLQELGLKENSIVWDIGTCTGSVAIEAAKMAREGAVYAIEKNEGDLENCLENQLKHRTDFVAVLGKAPDRLEEFPDPHAIFIGGNGGNMEHLLQTCISRLQPNGRLVMNIATIENLAEALQHLKALGCEVSILQAQISKSKPILNLTRFEPLNPIYIVTAKKGNE; encoded by the coding sequence ATGAAGATGATTGGTATAGGGGATAATGGCCCGGAAGGATTGCTCCCCCAATATACACAGTGGATCAATGAATGCGATGTACTTGTAGGCGGAGAGCGCCATTTGCAATTTTTCCTAGAATTTAAAAAAGAGAAAAAAGTTATCAAAGGCGGTTTGTCGGCGTTAACAGCTGAATTACAGCAAGAAAAACGAAATGTTGTTATTTTAGTGTCCGGTGATCCTCTATTTTATGGACTTGGCAGTGTACTTGCGAAAAAGCTTCCGTTAGAGATTTATCCGTATACCAGCTCGGTACAGCTTGCTTTTTCTAAAATGCAGGAAAGCTGGCAGGATGCGTATATTGTCAGCTTGCACGGCCGTTCCATTAAAGGGTTTGCACAAAGAATTGATGGGCGTAAAAAAATTGCTGTTTTAACAGATGAAACGAATTCTCCGCAGGCCATTGCAAAATATTTAAAGCGTTTCGGCATGACAGAATATGATGCCTTTGTTGCTGAAAATCTACAAGGCGAAAAGGAGCGGTGCCGCTTTCTCACATTGGACGAAATGGAGCAAAGCTCCTTTTTTCCATTGAATGTTGTGGTTTTAAAACAGCGAGTGGCAGTCGAACGCGCCTCTCTTGGAATTCCGGATGATGCTTTTTTTCAGAGAAAGCCAGATAAAGGATTAATTACGAAAAGAGAAATTCGGACTCTTTGTCTGCAGGAGTTAGGACTTAAGGAAAATAGCATTGTTTGGGATATCGGAACCTGCACAGGTTCAGTTGCGATTGAAGCAGCGAAAATGGCTCGAGAAGGTGCCGTGTATGCAATTGAAAAAAATGAGGGTGACCTTGAAAACTGCCTGGAAAATCAATTAAAACATCGTACAGATTTTGTTGCAGTGCTGGGGAAGGCACCTGACCGTCTGGAAGAATTTCCAGATCCGCATGCGATTTTTATTGGCGGCAACGGTGGAAATATGGAGCATTTATTGCAAACATGTATTTCACGCTTACAACCAAATGGACGCCTCGTTATGAATATTGCAACAATTGAAAATCTGGCAGAAGCGCTGCAACATCTAAAAGCATTAGGCTGTGAAGTATCGATATTACAGGCACAAATTTCAAAGAGTAAACCAATCTTAAATTTAACGCGTTTTGAACCGTTAAATCCAATCTATATTGTGACAGCAA
- a CDS encoding cobalt-precorrin-5B (C(1))-methyltransferase has translation MNEQKKRNKKDPSQMRHGYTTGACATAMTKAALQALVVGKVPDEVTIFLPVGQYATFKVTAFEVSDDEVMCETIKDAGDDPDATHQARIQSTVRYSKEEGIHLDGGVGVGRVTKAGLPVPVGQAAINPVPRKMICGVVQEAIEKYKLDCGIEVVISVPDGEEIAEKTLNGRLGIIGGISILGTRGTVVPFSSSAYMASIVQAINVAKESGCEHLVITTGGRSEKYAMQQYPHLPEEAFIEMGDFVGFTLKNIARKKIPRVSLVGMMGKFSKVAQGVMMVHSKSAPISFEFLAGIANKVGVDEKTQREILQANTASQVGEMLQGNEAFFTALCKNCCYYALNHMNIDMKVSTTLYAMNGDCLGKAENIEKLDEDDWYRG, from the coding sequence ATGAACGAGCAAAAGAAACGAAATAAAAAAGACCCTTCACAAATGCGTCATGGCTACACGACAGGAGCTTGTGCAACAGCGATGACAAAGGCAGCACTGCAAGCTCTTGTCGTGGGAAAGGTACCTGATGAAGTCACGATTTTTTTACCGGTTGGCCAGTATGCAACATTTAAAGTAACGGCATTTGAAGTGTCAGATGACGAGGTAATGTGTGAAACGATTAAAGATGCCGGGGACGATCCTGATGCTACACACCAGGCACGAATTCAAAGTACCGTTCGCTATTCAAAAGAAGAAGGTATCCATTTAGATGGCGGGGTTGGTGTAGGGCGAGTGACAAAAGCGGGACTTCCTGTACCTGTAGGCCAAGCAGCGATAAACCCTGTACCGCGTAAAATGATATGTGGCGTTGTACAAGAAGCCATTGAAAAATATAAATTGGATTGTGGAATTGAAGTGGTCATTTCTGTACCAGATGGTGAAGAGATTGCTGAAAAAACTTTGAATGGGCGGTTAGGCATTATCGGCGGAATTTCGATATTAGGTACACGGGGAACAGTGGTTCCATTTTCAAGTTCTGCTTATATGGCAAGTATCGTGCAAGCGATTAATGTAGCAAAAGAATCAGGATGTGAGCATTTAGTCATCACAACGGGCGGACGCAGTGAAAAATATGCAATGCAGCAGTATCCTCATTTACCAGAAGAAGCATTTATCGAAATGGGCGATTTTGTCGGTTTTACGTTAAAGAATATTGCACGGAAGAAGATTCCGAGAGTCTCGTTAGTAGGGATGATGGGGAAATTCTCAAAAGTAGCCCAAGGCGTTATGATGGTTCACTCAAAAAGCGCACCGATAAGCTTTGAGTTTTTAGCAGGCATTGCCAATAAAGTGGGTGTTGATGAGAAGACGCAGCGAGAAATTTTACAGGCGAATACGGCTTCACAGGTTGGTGAAATGCTTCAGGGAAACGAGGCATTTTTTACAGCACTTTGCAAAAACTGCTGCTACTATGCATTGAATCATATGAATATTGACATGAAAGTGTCGACAACCTTGTATGCCATGAATGGTGACTGTTTAGGAAAGGCTGAGAATATTGAAAAATTGGATGAAGATGATTGGTATAGGGGATAA
- a CDS encoding precorrin-8X methylmutase: MNFNTKFIPVTVDPDKIYDYSFAIIKEEMGEHSFTDEQWLVVRRVIHASADFELGRSMIFTPDAIEAGVQSILAGRHVVADVQMIESGSGRKRFQKHGGDLHCYIADEDVSKEAKAQGTTRAIISMQKATRLHEGGIYAIGNAPTALLELIRLIKEGVAKPDLIIGMPVGFVSAAESKAELAVLEGIPFITNVGRKGGSTVTVAALNAISIMADERAKETK, translated from the coding sequence ATGAACTTTAATACAAAATTTATACCCGTTACGGTAGATCCAGACAAGATTTATGATTACAGTTTCGCCATTATTAAAGAAGAAATGGGCGAACATTCATTTACTGATGAGCAATGGCTGGTGGTTCGGCGGGTGATTCACGCTTCAGCAGATTTTGAGTTAGGCCGAAGCATGATCTTTACACCTGATGCCATTGAGGCAGGGGTTCAATCCATTTTAGCGGGCCGTCATGTAGTGGCGGATGTACAAATGATCGAAAGCGGTTCAGGACGGAAACGATTCCAAAAGCATGGCGGGGATTTACATTGTTATATTGCCGATGAAGATGTCTCAAAAGAAGCGAAGGCTCAAGGAACAACACGTGCTATTATTTCCATGCAAAAAGCAACGCGTTTACATGAAGGAGGAATCTATGCCATTGGCAATGCGCCAACCGCCTTGCTGGAGTTAATTCGTTTGATTAAAGAAGGTGTGGCAAAACCGGATTTAATTATTGGAATGCCAGTCGGCTTTGTATCAGCAGCAGAGTCGAAGGCGGAGTTAGCAGTGTTGGAAGGGATTCCATTTATTACGAATGTTGGGAGAAAGGGTGGCAGTACAGTGACAGTCGCTGCACTTAATGCCATTTCGATTATGGCGGATGAACGAGCAAAAGAAACGAAATAA
- the cobK gene encoding precorrin-6A reductase, which produces MILFLAGTSDARALAIQLQNQGYPLLATVVTESAAESLKAHHIPYQVGRLSVDDMMAIIQKQMMTSVIDASHPYAEEASKTAMAAAKACDIPYIRYERPKEQFISPLITEVESYEEAAKLAQSHKGTIMLTTGSKTLEIFTKYLKCDEIRLICRMLPNIGNMEKCNQLGVKQKDIIAIQGPFSESLNKALCEQYNVSLMITKESGKVGSVDEKMTAALELGIPVILIKRPAIEYENFCTSFEEVTQLLGGFILGKHEL; this is translated from the coding sequence ATGATTTTATTTTTAGCAGGCACAAGTGATGCGAGAGCATTAGCCATTCAATTGCAAAATCAAGGCTATCCTTTATTAGCAACAGTTGTCACAGAATCTGCTGCCGAAAGTTTAAAAGCCCACCATATTCCTTATCAAGTCGGGCGGTTATCAGTGGATGACATGATGGCGATTATTCAGAAGCAAATGATGACCAGTGTCATCGATGCCAGCCATCCATATGCGGAAGAAGCGTCGAAAACTGCAATGGCAGCAGCAAAAGCATGTGATATTCCTTATATTCGTTATGAAAGGCCAAAAGAACAGTTTATTTCTCCGCTAATTACAGAGGTTGAAAGCTATGAAGAAGCAGCCAAATTAGCTCAATCTCATAAAGGAACGATCATGTTAACAACAGGCAGCAAAACGTTAGAAATATTTACGAAATATTTAAAGTGTGATGAAATCCGGCTTATTTGCAGAATGCTTCCAAATATAGGGAACATGGAAAAGTGCAATCAGTTAGGTGTTAAACAAAAGGACATTATTGCGATCCAGGGTCCATTTTCGGAATCATTAAATAAAGCACTATGTGAGCAATATAATGTGTCTCTAATGATTACTAAAGAAAGCGGCAAAGTGGGATCTGTAGATGAAAAAATGACAGCTGCTCTAGAATTAGGGATTCCTGTTATTTTAATAAAACGGCCAGCGATTGAATATGAAAACTTTTGTACTTCTTTTGAAGAAGTAACTCAACTATTAGGAGGTTTTATTCTTGGCAAACATGAACTTTAA